Below is a genomic region from Mucilaginibacter auburnensis.
TTGGTTTATTACCTTATGTTACAGACTCATTAAAATAATCGGGAGGTAAAGCAATGGAAGTTATTTTAAAACAAGACGTAAAAAACCTGGGCGATAAAGATGATGTAGTTACAGTAAAGGCCGGTTATGGCCGTAACTATCTTTTACCAAAAGGTTTTGCTATACTGGCTACAACAAGCGCCCGTAAAGTTTTAGCTGAAAACCTAAAACAGGCTCAGTTTAAACAAGAGAAAATACGTAAAGATGCTGATGCAATTGCAGCACGTTTGGAAGGTGTAAACCTAACCATTGGTGCAAAAGCAGGCGAAAGCGGCAAAATCTTCGGTGCTATCAACACTATTCAGGTTGCTGATGCATTGAAAAAAGAAGGTTTTGATGTTGACCGTCGTCGTATCACTTTTGATCAGGAACCAAAATTTGTTGGCGAGTATGTTGCCAACATTAACCTGCACAAAGAGGTTAAAGTTCAGGTTCCGTTTACTGTAGTAGCAGAATAATATTGATTTCGGATATCGGATTTTCGATATCGGATTAATAATAAAAAAGCGGTGAGTTTAGGCTCATCGCTTTTTTTGTATATAAAAATTCGGCAGTGTCATTCTATAGAGCAGCACGCACATAACAAGAAGCTTATAATCGGATAGTTAATACCTAAACCCAGGCATTACATCTATTTTTGTATAACACTACCGGGTGTTTTTAAATAATCCCCATACGGTTAGAGTCAAGTTTGATCAACACAAACAGCATAATAGTAAAACTAATGAGTGAGGAACCGCCGTAACTAATAAAGGGCAGAGGAATGCCTATAGAGGGTACTATACCTATGGTCATGCCCACATTAATAAATACGTGAAAGAAGATAACCGATGCAACCCCGTAAGCGTAAATGCGCGAAAACGGCGACCGTTGCCGCTCTGCTATATGAATGATGCGGAGCACCAATAACATATACAAGCCAATTACCACAACCGAGCCTGCAAAACCAAACTCCTCCCCTACTGTACAGAAAATAAAGTCGGTGCTTTGCTCAGGCACAAAGGAATATTTGGTTTGGGTGCCTTCCATATAACCCTTGCCCCACAACTTACCCGAACCTATAGCTATTTTTGACTGGTTAACATTATAGCCTTTCCCGCGCGGGTCATCGGTAATACCTAATACAATGTCAATACGCGATTTTTGGTGCGGCTTTAAAACATGGTCGTAAATAAACTCAACACTGAATACAAAGGCTATGCTTATAATAGCCCCTGCAACCACGGTGATCAGCATTTGGCGGTTGCGCCTGAATAACCACATAATAAAAAGCGCCACAGCTACGAGGGCGCTTATAACCCAAACCATATTGTCCAGCTTGAGCGTAGCCACAAATAGCACAATAAACAGCCCTTCCAGGATTAAAAAGTAGGGGGACAAACCCTCCCGGTATAAAACAAACAGCAGGGAGCTAAACACCAATGTTGAACCGGCATCCGGCTGAAGCATAATGAGAAACATGGGCACGAAAATAATGGCCGCCGCAACTGCAAATGACTTTACTTCGGTTAGTTTGATGTTAACGCCGCTGAGGTATCGTGCCAGTAACAAACAGGTTGCTAACTTGGCAAATTCCGACGGTTGTAAGCGAAAGCCGCCACCCAATGGTATCCATGCCTGGTTACCGCCAACATTACGGCCCACCACCAGTACCGTTATTAGCAACAGCGTGGTTATTACGTAGCCAATAGGCGCCAATGCCGACAAAAACCTACTCTCCAGCAGCAATATAACCACAGCAACTACAGCCGATACGATGAAGAAAACAAACTGCTTGCCATAGTTGGTATCCAGATCAACCAGCCCCGGATGATCAGGATCAAAAACCGCTGAATGGATGCTTAATAAACCAATAGCGCACAAGGCCAGGTATACCAAAACCGTTAACCAGTCAACATTAAAAAAGAAGCTACGCTGGTTGTTATTCGTCATCTTTCCGTTTTATTATGGCGTTAGCGCTAATGTTCTTATTTGCTATGCCGGCAGCAGCCGTTTTAACCGGAGTTATTACTGTTGGCTGCAGTTTTGTACTATCAGTTACCGTTACCTTGGGCTTTGGTTTGGGTTGAGCCAGCAGGTTAGCGTTCATAAAGTAATCAAGCGTTATTCCCGATGGGCGGCGCGAAATTGTATCACGCAAATACTTTTCTACTATAAAGCTGGCAATTGGGGCTGCCCAACGACCACCGTCGCCTGAGTTTTCTACCACAACGGCAATGGCTATTTTAGGATTCTCACGCGGTGCGTAAGCAACAAAAACAGAGTGGTTTGCTCCGCGGTTATTTTGCACTGTACCCGTTTTGCCCACCATGTTAATTCCGGGAATTCTGGAGCCACGCGCCGTACCGTATTCTACCACATTCTGCATTCCGTCAATAACCTGAGCAAAATATTGGGGTTTAACTCCAACCTCATGCCGAACAGTATATTCATGTTTAATAACCGGGTTATTGCCTATTGATTTTACCAGGTGAGGTAAATAGTAAAATCCCTGATTGGCAATTATGCATTCAATATTAGCTAATTGTAGAGGTGTAGACTCTACCTCACCCTGACCAATAGATAATGAGATAACGGTTTTTGAGCGCCACCTACCCACACCGTATCTTTTATCATACTGTTCCGCTTTGAACAATTGGCCTTTGTTTTCGCCTGCCATATCAATATTGAGGCGCTGTGCTAAACCGAAAGCAGTAACTCTTGAACGCCAGTCGGTAAAACTTGCTGCGGTAGCTTTTGCACCTGCTTTATTGATGAGCCGCTCAAACACCATGGCGAAATAGCCGTTGCATGATTGCGCAATGGCGCTACTCAAATTAACAACACCGTGTACGTGTGTACATTTTGGCTTCCCCCTGTTAGGTAAATACGACCCTGTACAGGTGTAAGTGGTATTTTGGTCAATTATCCCTTCCTGCAAAGCTACAAGGGCGCTTAACGGCTTAAATGATGAACCAGGTGAGTAGTTAGCCATTATAGGTCTGATCAAAAATGGCTTATATGGATCTGTTGTTAGCTTTTTATAATTTTTGCCTCGGTCCGGACCGGCAACCATTAAATTAGGATCATAGGTTGGACTGCTTACAAAACAGAGCACCTCGCCGGTAGCAGGTTCTATAGCTACAATGCTGCCTATTTTGTTTTGCATGAGCTTTTCGCCCAGCTTCTGAATACGTATATCCAATGATGACACCACCTTCTCGCCCGGAGTTTCTACAGTATCAAAAGCGCCGTTAGCATATGATCCCTGAGGCACGCCGCGCGAATCAACCATAACGTTTTTAACACCGCGCTGACCGCGTAATATATTCTCATAAGCGCGCTCTACACCGGTAATGCCAATATAATCGCCTGGGCGATAGTAACCTCCGGATTCCTTTATTTTGGTATCAGTAACTTCGCCAATATAACCTAAGAACTGAGCAGCGGTTGAGTCAGGATAGATACGTACAGGGTGTGGCTCAACAAAAAATCCGGGAAACTCAGACATGCGTTCCTGCAGGGAGGCGTAAAGCTCCGGCGATAGTTGCTTACCGAATTTTGAGGGTAAAGCACGCGAGTATTTAATAGCTTTTGTAAATCGCTTATCAAAATCTTCTTTGGTGATATCTAACAAGCGGCAAAACTCAACGGTATCAAAGGGTTTAACCTGCCGGGGAATAACAGAAACGTCATACACCAGTTTATTTTGCACTAATATCTTCTTGTTCCTATCATAAATAGGGCCGCGGGCAGGGTATTGCATAAATTGCCTTATAACGTTGCGGTTGGCAAACTGCAGGTAGCGGTCATCAATAACCTGCATATAAAATAAGCGGGCCAGCAAAATTATGATCAGGGTAATAAACACCCCTGCGATGACATAACGTCGCTGAAAAAAACTGTTCATTTACGTTCTCTTTTCCTGAAAAATAATAGGCCGGTAATCAACATCAAAAATACTGTAAAAATAGTACTGGTAACAACTCTTTGCAGTATAAATAACAGGCTGGAAAAGGTAAAGGCTTCTAATATGAATAGAAAAAAATGGTGAATAACCGTAAGTATTATTGCATAGGTAAAAAACCACCTGAAACCCATAATACTTAACGTTGGCTCAGGCTCGTTATCAAACCCATCCTTCTGTACGGTAATGCTGATAAACATAACGCGAACTAAAGCCAGTACAACACAGGCTGCAGCATGCAGTCCCGGCGTATCATAAAACGCGTCAATTGTTAACCCTAAAATAAATGCCAACGGAAACAACAGCAGGTTTGGCGTTTCAAACGGCAGCAATAAAACAAAAAGGATATATGGATATGGCGTTGATAAATTGTACAGCGTAATGTTTTTTAATAAAAACACCTGTACAAATACCACTACTACAAAACGTATAATGTTATAAATTATCGTCCTACTCATCAACCTTTATCTGGGCCTCCAATCCCGTTTGCTCAACCGCAAATTGGTTAATTATTACATCAACATATTGCAGTTTACTAAAATCAACAGCCAGCGCTACATCCATACTTAAAAATGAGCCTTTAGGGTTTTTAGCTTTTAAATTGATCAGCTTTCCAATGCGTACTCCTGCCGGGAACAAAGAATGCTCTGACGTTACCACCTCCTCACCAATTTTAGGCGTGGCATCGGTTGGAACATCATACAATAAACCAACATGAGGGTTCAAATCTGTACCCCAGCTAAACGAACCCAACTGTTTAGAGTTAGCCAGCATTGCACTTACAGTTGTTTCGTTATGCAGTAATGATTGTACCACCGCATAATGCTTGCTCACCAAAATAACCTTACCAACAGCACCACCACTTGCTATTACACCCATACCCTTTTGCACACCTGCATCAGAGCCTACGTTTATAGTAATGGTATTCCTGCTACGGTTAACCGAATTATTCACCACTTTGGCTGATATAAAACTGTATTGCTGTTTGTATATCGTATCGGTAAAGGTTCCTTTTGATACGGTATCAACATATAACGAGCTTTTTAACTGATTGCGCAAGCGTGCATTCTCTGCAGCCAGGCTATCATTAACGTCCCTTAACGTTAAATAGCCTTTCAGCTCATCAATGCGGGCATAAAGGTTTCCTGTTACCTGATTAGTGCTGTTAATAAAGCTGGCTTTTTGAAAAGAATTGTACTTTATGTAGATAACTATGGAAGCTATCTCAAAAATAACGAAAAGGAAAAATGCGTTGTACTTGCTTATGAAAATTAACAGGTTACGCATGTTATTAGATTTGAGACGTGAGATTTGAGACGTGAGACAAAAGCGAGATTTTATTGATCTCTATACTCATATCTCACATCTCATATCTAAAATTATTGCATTAAAAACTTAAAGTTACCTATGTTTTTCAACGCCGTACCCGTACCCCTAACTACCGCGCGCAGCGGATCTTCGGCTACGTGCACCGGAAGTTTGGTTTTAGCAGATACACGACGGTCTAATCCGCGTAACAATGCACCGCCACCGGTTAAGTAGATACCGGTCTGATAAATATCAGCCGAGAGTTCCGGCGGAGTGATCTCTAAGGCCTTTAATATCGCCTCTTCAATTTTTGAAATTGATTTGTCTAAACAATGCGCAATCTCGGTATATGATACCATGATCTGTTTTGGGACACCTGTCATTAAATCACGGCCTTGTACAGCAAAGTCAGCTGGTGGGTCAGTCAACTCCGGCAGAGCAGAACCAACTTCTATTTTGATCTTCTCTGCAGTACGGTCACCAATCATGATGTTGTGCTGACGACGAATGTATTGAACGATATCTGAGTCGAAGTTATCGCCAGCAACACGTATGGATTGATCGCACACGATACCTGAAAGCGCAATAACCGCTATTTCGGTGGTACCACCACCAATATCAATGATCATGTTACCCATAGGCTCCTCTACGTCAATACCAATACCTACTGCAGCGGCCATTGGCTCATGTATCAGGTAAACCTCTTTAGCCCCTGCTATCTCCGCAGAGTCGCGCACGGCGCGTTTCTCCACCTCCGTAATGCCCGATGGGATACAGATAACCATACGCAATGAAGGGAAAAACCATCCCTTGCCCTGGTTGATCATTTTGATCATGCCGCGTATCATGTGTTCGGCAGCGTTAAAGTCGGCTATTACACCGTCTTTTAGCGGGCGTACAGTACGGATATTATCATGGGTTTTACCTTCCATTTGCATGGCCTGGCGCCCAATGGCAATAACTTTATTGGTAGTGCGGTCAAAAGCTACTATTGATGGCTCATCAACAACAACTTTATCATTATGTATAATGAGGGTATTTGCGGTACCCAGATCTATGGCGATTTCCTGTGTGAAAAAATTAAATAAGCTCATTTTCCGGCTGATTCGAATATTTTAAAATTTCATAAAGTTAGTTGAAATATGTTGATTAGTTAACTCCATAAACAGCCTTTTTATTATAAAAAAATTACAACTATTCACTAATCACCAATCACTGATCACCAACTGCTAATGCTTGAAATGGCGCACACCTGTTGTAACCATAGCTATGTTTTTTTGATTACACATATCTATAGAGTCCTGATCTTTTATGGAGCCACCCGGCTGTAAAACCGCGGTTATTCCGGCTTCAGCAGCCAGTTCAACACAATCCGGGAACGGGAAAAATGCGTCGGAAGCCATAACAGCACCCTTCAGATCAAAGCCAAAGCTATGCGCTTTTATAACAGCCTGCTTTAAAGCATCAACCCTTGATGTTTGCCCAACACCGCTTGACATTAACTGGTTGTTTTTAGCAAATATTATGGTGTTTGATTTGGTATGCTTTACCACCTTATTAGCAAAGAACAGGTCTTTCAATTCCTGCGAAGTTGGCTTAGCATTGGTCACAACGTTCATTTGATCAGGACCTTCAACCGTATTGTCTTTATCTTGTTCAATAACACCGTTTAATAACGTTTTAAACTGCTTTGCAGGTAATTCAACCTGCTGCCTGATCAAAACAATACGGTTCTTTTTAGCGGTTAAGATCTGCACAGCTTCATCAGTATAAGCCGGGGCTATTAATACCTCGTAAAATAACTTATCAATCTCGGTAGCTGTAGCCGCGTCTATCTCATCATTAGCAATGATAACACCACCAAAAGCAGATATCGGATCGCAAGCTAACGCATCTAACCAGGCTTCTTTTATAAACTGACGGCTGGCAATACCGCAGGCGTTAGTGTGCTTTAATATAGCTATGGTTGGTTCGTTAGTGAACTCATCTATCAAAGCAACGGCAGCGTCAACGTCAACCAGGTTATTGTAGGATAGTTCTTTACCGTTCAATTTGGTAAACATGGCATCCAAATTACCATAGAATACACCTTTTTGATGCGGGTTCTCGCCATAACGCAAAACCTGACTTTTTAAAATGCTCTGTTTAAACACAGGCATTGGCTCGTCGCGGTTAAAGTATTGGAATATTGCTGTATCGTAATTTGATGTAATGTTGAATGCTTTTTGCGCAAAGCGTTTACGCTGATCAATAGTAGTTGCACCATTTTGCGTTTTTAGCAAACCATCCAGCTCTACATAATCATCCTTGGAAGCAACTATAACAACGTCTTTAAAGTTTTTAGCTGCCGCGCGGATAAGCGATATACCACCAATATCAATCTTTTCAATAACGTCATCATGTCCCGCACCAGACTCTACCGTTTCTTCAAACGGATAAAGGTCAACAATGACCAGGTCTATTTCAGGAATTTCATATTCAGCAATTTGCTGCTGATCGCCTTCAGAACTACGGCGATTTAAAATACCACCAAAAATTTTAGGATGTAACGTTTTAACCCGTCCACCTAAAATTGATGGATAAGAAGTAAGGTCTTCTACCGCAATTACATCAACACCAAGGCTGCGTATAAACGTTTCGGTTCCACCAGTTGAATAAATATTTACTCCAAGGCGGTTTAATTCCTGAATAATAGGCTCCAGATTATCTTTGTAATAAACTGAAATCAAGGCATTTTTAATGGTAACGGGTTGACTCATTTATATGAAAAATTTTGAGCCGCAAAGGTAGTTATTTTAGCTGATTACTTATTGCTGAATTGATACTTTGATTTAATGAAAAATTAAACCTGTTTGTAGCATTGCAACAAAAGCTCTCGTTTTATTATAGAAACAAACACCAAACCGCCATTTAACCCACATTATTATTATGAAAAAATTACTTACGCTTTCATTGCTCCTATTAACGATCAGCATTACTTCCTGCGAGAAACAAAGCGCCGGAGAGGAAAAGATGACAAAAGGGGTAATTGCCTTAAATAAACAAGATCTGATAGGCCGTTGGAAGGTTACCTCTTATTTTATTTCTGAAGGTGGCCCAGGTAGTTGGAAAAATGCGCCAACTAACCAAACAGTGTACGACGAATTTAAAGCAGACGGCACTTTAGGCGGTAATAGCCTGGCAAACACTTACTCAACTTTTGTTATTAAAGACAATACTACCGTTAGTTTAAAAGAGAAAAATAGCGATGTTGTACAAAATTATAGTTGTAAGATTGAGGGTGATACAATGACACTAACCCCGACAGGCCCAAATATTTGCGTTGAAGGTTGCGCTACTAAGTATATTAAACAATAGCAGTAAAATTTATTTACAGTACTTTTAACCGCAATAAAAATAAAGCTACGATCGTTTGGCTTTATCAATTATACAGTAACAAACAAAAACTTATGAAAAGGATTTTCTACGCGTTTGCAGCTTTCTTATTTATTATATCGGCATGTAAAAAAAACAATGTATCAGACGTTGGTAAGCAATTGCTTATAGGTACCTGGAATCAGGTTGATATATCAACAAAAGTCCCAACAGGTAAATATCTCAAGTTCTCTGAAAGCGGAAACTTAGAGACTACGGTAATTTCAGGTTATAACTCATATGAGGTTAATAGCGGAAGGCTGATATTTAAAGGCAGCAGCGGTACGCTGGTGCATTCTTTTACTGTAGGTTCAGATTCATTGTATATCCAACCGGATGTAATTTGTCAGGATCCAAATGGCTGCGGACAATTATTTGCCCGTCAGAAATAATTTATAACGTACAAAAAAGATGAAGAGCTAAGCCTATCGGGCTTAGCTCTTCATCTTTTTAAGCAAATTTTCAATTACCCTTGGGAAATGCTGATGCTCTAATTGCTGTCCCTTGAACTTTATCATCTCCAGATTATCGGTCGGGTCAATTTTGAAACGCGATTGATGAATGATCTCCCCTTCGTCAAATTCTTCATTAGCAAAATGAATGGTAATGCCTGATTCCTCTTCACCGGCAGCCAAAATTGCTTTGTGTACATTATCGCCATACATGCCCTTACCGCCGTATTTAGGCAACAAGGCAGGGTGCAGGTTAATTATTTTATTAGGAAAAGCTTTGAGTAACGCAGACGGAACCAACCATAAAAAACCCGCCAATACAATCAGATCAACCTGAAGATTTTTCAATATCCTGATCACTTCGTCTGTTTGATAGAACTCGTTACGCGTAAAAACATGCGATGGGATCTCAAAATTATCTGCGCGCTGCAGCACATAGGCCTGCGGATTGTTGGTTAATATCAATACTACCTCAGCATCCGGACTACGCTTAAAATATTCCATTATTTTTTGGGCGTTTGAGCCTGATCCTGAAGCAAAAATGGCTATTCTTTTTTTCAAATTCACGCGATAACTATGGTTGATTATTGTCAAATATAAATTTTTAACACTTTGTTTTATTGCGTTATCACTTTTTGTTTTACAAACCCGTAACGCATTACCGTTCTTTTTTGTGTGTTGGAGTAGTTTTGAATATCGCCGGTTATTAACACCATGGAGTATTGACCAACAGTTAATATCTGCGCGTTGGAAAAAGGCGTTGACTTGCCTGGCCCCAACTTAACAGTATCCTGGCAAACTATATCCGACTTCAAGTACAACTGGTCGGGTGATAATGACCAGCGGCCATTTGAAATTTGAGTTTTACAATGAAAATTAGTATAGTTACAGGTGCCGTCTGCATTAAGTGTAAACAACTGTTTTTCTGGACAATCGGTATTCAGGGTATCATACTTTACAGAATCTCCCTGCGTAACAGTTACCACAACTGTTGTGAGTTCCCACTTACCACTACTGAACAAATTTTGAATAGAAGTTCCTTTATCCTTTTTGCAGGAATTAGTGAGCATACTAAGTAGCAGCAGGCACAAAATAAATATCAGCGGAACGTTTTTCATCAGACGGAGCAAAAATATAAAATCGGAATTTAATGGAGAGTTAATGCATGGTAATAATAACTGTTTTTAGCAATTATTATTTTACCTGAAAAATTAGAAAATTTAGCGTTCAGAGTTCCAGATATCAGGATTACGACTGGTATGTAATACCGCCAAAATGACTATGAGCTTTTTTGCTTGATCGACCGTATAATGCAACATAAACGGGAAGGTATCTAATACGGCGGTTTTCACATCATCGTATCGTGTAGCCGTTGCCAAAGGCTCGGATTTAATAAAGTCGGCTTTTTCCTTTACCTTTAAGGTAAACCGCTTACCCAAACCCGGCTGACGAGAATTATACCAATATGCAGCTTCTTTAATATCCTGTTTAGCAATGGGCAGAATAATGAGTTTATACATTATAATTCCTTATCAATATCTCTCATTGCCTCATCAAAATCCAAACCTTGTTTCGGATTTTCTAAGTACTTTTCGTAGCGATCTCTTACAATTTTGATATGCCAGTCGGGTACATTGATCTCCTCTTGCTCAATACCTTTAAACTTGCTTTTGAGTTCGTTCCACTCCTGGATGGGAATATAGACCCCTGTAGTTTCTCCGTTGTTATCTGAAATGTATTGCAAATTCATAGCCTGATTAAAACATCACTCAATCAAAAATAACAATAATAATTAAGCTTTGATTGAACTTCTACCCTATCATCCCTTCAAACTTTTCCCAAAAACCATCTTTAGGTACAGGAGCAGTTATCAGTATAGGTTCACTCTTAACGGGGTGGATGAATTGCAGGCGCCGGGCGTGCAGGCAAATACTTTTACGCAAACTTCCACGCGGATATCCATATTTGTTATCACCAACTATGGGACAACCTAATGTAGATAATTGCACTCGTATTTGGTGCGGACGGCCGGTTATTGGGTCAACTTCAATCAGGTAGTAGCCATCCAATTCGCCAACCAGTTTATAATGCAACTCAGCGCGTTGGCTTCCTTTCACTTCCTTATCATGCGCTTTGGTAACATTTTTCTGCGGATTTTTCTGCAACCAATGTACCAATGTGCCACTTTCCGGAAACGGACGTTTGCGAACAACGGCGTAATAAGTTTTATGCATTTCGCGCGCCTTGAACATATTATTTATCCGCTCTAACGCTTTGCTGGTTTTAGCAAATAAGATAACACCACTAACAGGCCTGTCTAACCTATGCACCACACCCAAAAAAGCGCCGTTAGGCTTGTTATATTTTTGGGCGATGTATTTTTTTACCTTTTCATCCAGCGGCTCATCGCCGGTATCATCAACCTGCACAATATCGCCCGCGCGTTTGTTGATAGCTATGAGGTGATTATCCTCATACAACACATCAGCGTTAGTTATTTCTTTCGGAATGTATTTAATTTCTGTTCGTGCCATAATGTTCAGCTCCCCCTTTAGGGGGTTGGGGGGCTCAGTACTGTTCCTTCTCGTTAGGGAAACTACCTCCTTTTACATCGTTAACGTAATTTTGAATGGCTTTGTTCATATCGTCATACAAATTAGCGTATTGACGCAAAAATCTCGGTTTAAAACCTTTGTTCAAACCCAGCATATCATGAATAACCAAAACCTGTCCGTCGCAATACTGGCCTGCACCTATACCGATTGTAGGGATATTCAAACTTTCAGAAACTTCTTTACCCAAAGCAGCCGGTATTTTCTCTATCACTATACCAAAACAACCTAACTCCTGCAGCTTTAAAGCATCCTCTTTTAGCTTACTCGCTTCTGCTTCTTCTTTTGCACGTACCGTATAGGTACCAAATTTATAGATGGATTGCGGCGTTAAACCCAAATGGCCCATAACGGGTATACCGGCTGTTAGTATGCGGCTAACAGACTCGGCAATTTCCACGCCACCCTCCAGTTTAACCGCATGCGCGCCACTCTCTTTCATAATGCGGATAGCAGAGTTTAAAGCCTCTTTTGAGTTACCCTGATAGGTACCAAAAGGCAGATCAACAACTATCAAAGCCCGCTTGGCAGCACGTACTACCGATGAGGCGTGATAGATCATCTGATCTAACGTTATAGGCAGCGTAGTTTCATGTCCGGCCATAACATTAGAGGCTGAATCGCCCACCAGAATAACATCTGTTCCGGCGGCATCAACAATGGTAGCCATGGTGTAATCATAAGCGGTAAGCATACTTATCTTTT
It encodes:
- a CDS encoding type II toxin-antitoxin system RelE/ParE family toxin, with product MYKLIILPIAKQDIKEAAYWYNSRQPGLGKRFTLKVKEKADFIKSEPLATATRYDDVKTAVLDTFPFMLHYTVDQAKKLIVILAVLHTSRNPDIWNSER
- a CDS encoding RluA family pseudouridine synthase, with product MARTEIKYIPKEITNADVLYEDNHLIAINKRAGDIVQVDDTGDEPLDEKVKKYIAQKYNKPNGAFLGVVHRLDRPVSGVILFAKTSKALERINNMFKAREMHKTYYAVVRKRPFPESGTLVHWLQKNPQKNVTKAHDKEVKGSQRAELHYKLVGELDGYYLIEVDPITGRPHQIRVQLSTLGCPIVGDNKYGYPRGSLRKSICLHARRLQFIHPVKSEPILITAPVPKDGFWEKFEGMIG
- the panB gene encoding 3-methyl-2-oxobutanoate hydroxymethyltransferase, which encodes MSVNKEIKRVTTHTLQDMKGRGEKISMLTAYDYTMATIVDAAGTDVILVGDSASNVMAGHETTLPITLDQMIYHASSVVRAAKRALIVVDLPFGTYQGNSKEALNSAIRIMKESGAHAVKLEGGVEIAESVSRILTAGIPVMGHLGLTPQSIYKFGTYTVRAKEEAEASKLKEDALKLQELGCFGIVIEKIPAALGKEVSESLNIPTIGIGAGQYCDGQVLVIHDMLGLNKGFKPRFLRQYANLYDDMNKAIQNYVNDVKGGSFPNEKEQY